TCAAGTAAAACAAGATCAGCTGTTTCCTTAGTTACATCAGTCCCGGAACCTAAGGCGATGCCAATATCGGCTGACTTAATAGCCGGCGCGTCATTAACACCGTCACCGGTCATAGCTACGACTTCTTTTTTCTTTTGTAAAAGGTCAACAATTCTGATTTTATGTTTTGGTTCGACTCGAGCAAAGACACTTACTTCATTGAGTTTTTGAGTCAATTGGTCGTCATCTAACCTATCTAGATCTCTGCCTTCTAAAATTTCTTTATTAGCCAGGCCAATTTCTTGAGCAATTGATTGAGCGGTCAATCGATGATCGCCAGTAACAATCACTGGTCTGATGCCGGCTTCTTGACATTCCATAATTGTCGCTCTTGCCTCTGCTCTTAAAGGGTCTTTAAGGGCTACTAGACCGACCAAAATTAAATTATTAACGTCATTAATTTTTAATTCTTTACTATCAGTAGGCTTATAAGCTATCGCCAGAACCCTTAAACCTTCTTCAGTGAGCTTTAGATATTTATTTTCTATTTCTTCTCTCTTTGTTTTAGTCAACACCTCTTCTCGCTGATTACCTCTCTCTAAAAAATTCGATAAAGACAAAATCTTTTCCGGCGCCCCTTTGACAAAAATAAAGTTTTGATATTTAGCATTTGACATTTGACATCGGTGGAGTGTTGCCATCCACATTCTTTCTGAATCAAAAGGAATTTCAGAAAGTCGAGGACATTCTTGATGTAAATTTTTCCACTTATTAACCCCCTCTTTGTTAATTATTGCCAAGACTAAAGATTTTTCCGTTTCATCGCCTTCAATCAGCCAATTTTCTATTTGATCTTCTGGATTTTCGACAATGAGACTATTACAGAGTAATCCAATCTTAAAAATGAGATCGTTATTTTTATCAAAATTAATGATTTCAGAAAGACTCATTTTCCCCTCAGTCAAGGTTCCGGTTTTGTCGGAACAAATTGTTGTCACTGAACCCAGTGTCTCCGCGGCTATTAATTTTCTTACCAAAGCTTTCTTCTTCAAAATTCTTTGCATTCCTGTTGCCAAACAAACGGTAATAGCAATTACCAAACCTTCCGGAACACCAGCTACCGCTAAAGCGACTGACGTTAAAAGCATTTCTTCTCCTTTGCGACGTGTAGTCAAGCCAAGAATAAATAGGCAAATAACTAAAATGACAATGACCGAACCAATAACTTTGGCTAAATGAGTCATTTTTCTTTGAAGGGGTGTTTCATCTTCTCTCGTCTCTTTGATTAAACTAGCGATTTTGCCAAATTCAGTTTGAAAACCAGTTGCTATTACCAGAGCTTTTCCCTTTCCTCGACTGATAATCGTTCCTTGATAGACCATATTTTCCCGATCAGCTAAGATAGTATCTTTAGATAATACTTCAATCTTTTTATTTGATGGTTTTGATTCACCAGTTAAAACTGCTTCCATTGTTTGTAGGTTATGACTTTCAATGACCCGCGCATCAGCCAAAACTATATCACCGGCCTCTAAAATTAAGATATCACCCGGTACAAGTTTTTCCGCTGAAATTAGATGTTCTTCTCCATTTCTTACCACCTTTGCTTTATGTTCAACCATTTTTCTGAGCTGATGAACGGCCCTTTCTGATTTTTCTTCTTGCCAATAACCAATAAAAGTGTTTAAAACAACCGCTACTAAAATAACAGACAAATTTTTCAAATCTTTTAAGAAGAAACAAATACCAACCGCCACTATTAGAACTATGATGAGGGGGTTTTTAAATTGTGATAAGAAAATCGTCAATTTGGTTAATCGTTTTGGTTCGGGCAATTTATTGAGACCATATTTTTTAGTTCTTTTCTCTGCTTCTTCAAAACTCAAACCAGACGCGGAAGTTTTAAAAAACTTGATTACTTCTTCAACAGAAAGATTGTGAAATTCTTTCATAATGTTTCGCTTTTCTTTAAATCTAAAATTCTAAATTCTAATTCCTTTAAGCCATCCCATTCATTTTCTCCTAATTCAAAAACAGTGTCAATTTGATCACCTCTTTTTAGATGATTCAGTTGATGACCGTTATCAAAATAAATCATCTTTTTTCCGCCACCAACAATAATTTTTGCGTGCTGACCGTTTTTCCCAACATTACTTATATCTTCAATGATCAAGTTTCTGGCTAAAAAAATTGGCTTGGGATTACCTTGGCCAAAGGGTTCAAATTTTTTTATTTCTTCATAAAGAGGCCAGTTTATATCCGAAAAATTGATTTCAGTATCAATAAAAATTTTATGCCGCAAATCTAAATCTTTTAATTTATCTTCAGCAATGTCTTTTATAGCTCGACAAAATTCAGCGAATAGAGATAAATTTTTTTCTTTGAAAGTGAAGCCAGCTGCTCCGGCGTGCCCACCATAATGAGAAAAAAATCCTTCTAATTGTTTTAACGATTCAATTAAATTAAACTCTTTGATACTTCGTC
This sequence is a window from Patescibacteria group bacterium. Protein-coding genes within it:
- a CDS encoding HAD-IC family P-type ATPase; amino-acid sequence: MKEFHNLSVEEVIKFFKTSASGLSFEEAEKRTKKYGLNKLPEPKRLTKLTIFLSQFKNPLIIVLIVAVGICFFLKDLKNLSVILVAVVLNTFIGYWQEEKSERAVHQLRKMVEHKAKVVRNGEEHLISAEKLVPGDILILEAGDIVLADARVIESHNLQTMEAVLTGESKPSNKKIEVLSKDTILADRENMVYQGTIISRGKGKALVIATGFQTEFGKIASLIKETREDETPLQRKMTHLAKVIGSVIVILVICLFILGLTTRRKGEEMLLTSVALAVAGVPEGLVIAITVCLATGMQRILKKKALVRKLIAAETLGSVTTICSDKTGTLTEGKMSLSEIINFDKNNDLIFKIGLLCNSLIVENPEDQIENWLIEGDETEKSLVLAIINKEGVNKWKNLHQECPRLSEIPFDSERMWMATLHRCQMSNAKYQNFIFVKGAPEKILSLSNFLERGNQREEVLTKTKREEIENKYLKLTEEGLRVLAIAYKPTDSKELKINDVNNLILVGLVALKDPLRAEARATIMECQEAGIRPVIVTGDHRLTAQSIAQEIGLANKEILEGRDLDRLDDDQLTQKLNEVSVFARVEPKHKIRIVDLLQKKKEVVAMTGDGVNDAPAIKSADIGIALGSGTDVTKETADLVLLDNNFKTIVEAIKEGRGIFDNIKKVVLYLLCNSFTEIILVAGSLLAGLPLPILPGQILWINIVQDGPPAMALTYEKTSPEVMKERPRGLKVPILDRQTKFLIFGVSMFFNLILFNFFLYFWYKTKDLAYTQTMMFVAVGLTTMFYVFACKNLKKNIWQYNPFDNPFLNLSVVFGFLMFLLALYIPFFQNFLQTVPLRFIDWSILGGLSLINLLLIEFGKWLFRPKRN